One window of Equus quagga isolate Etosha38 chromosome 4, UCLA_HA_Equagga_1.0, whole genome shotgun sequence genomic DNA carries:
- the TRIM59 gene encoding tripartite motif-containing protein 59 encodes MHNFEDELTCPICYSIFEDPRVLPCSHTFCRNCLENVLQASGNFYIWRPLRIPLKCPNCRSIIEIAPTGIESLPVNFALRAIIEKYQQEDHPDIITCPEHYRQPLNVYCLLDKKLVCGHCLTIGQHHGHPIDDLQSAYLKEKDTPQKLLEQLTDTHWTDLTCLIEKLEEQKSHSEKVVQGDKEVILQYFKELSDTLEQKKKKFLSALCNVGNLINQEYTPQIERMKNIREQQLELMTLTTSLQEESPLKFLEKVDDVRQRVQTLKRRPLPELQPVEIYPRVSQVLKEDWSRTEIGQIKKLLIPEMKISSKRMSCSWSDKDEREVEFFKILNIVIVTLISLILMLILFFNQHIITFLNEITSICFSEVSLSVYQSLSNNLHDLKNILCHSLYLLKEFMWKIASH; translated from the coding sequence ATGCACAATTTTGAGGATGAGTTAACGTGTCCTATTTGCTACAGTATTTTTGAAGATCCTCGTGTACTCCCATGCTCTCATACATTTTGTAGAAACTGCTTAGAAAACGTTCTTCAGGCATCTGGTAACTTTTATATATGGAGACCTTTACGAATTCCACTCAAATGCCCTAATTGCAGAAGTATTATTGAAATTGCTCCAACTGGCATTGAATCTTTACCTGTTAATTTTGCATTAAGAGCTATTATTGAAAAGTACCAGCAGGAAGACCATCCAGACATCATCACCTGCCCTGAACATTATAGGCAACCATTAAATGTTTACTGTCTACTAGATAAAAAATTGGTATGTGGTCATTGCCTTACGATAGGTCAGCACCATGGTCATCCTATAGATGATCTTCAGAGTGCCTATCTGAAGGAAAAGGACACTCCTCAAAAACTGCTCGAACAGTTAACTGACACACACTGGACAGATCTTACTTGTCTTATTGAAAAGCTGGAAGAACAAAAATCTCATTCGGAGAAAGTGGTCCAAGGTGATAAGGAAGTTATTCTCCAGTATTTTAAGGAGCTTAGTGATAcattagaacagaaaaaaaaaaaatttctcagtgCTCTCTGCAATGTTGGCAATCTGATTAATCAAGAATATACTCCACaaattgaaagaatgaaaaacatcAGAGAGCAGCAGCTTGAATTAATGACATTGACAACATCTTTACAAGAAGAGTCGCCacttaaatttcttgaaaaagttGATGATGTCCGCCAACGTGTGCAGACCTTGAAACGAAGACCACTTCCTGAGCTCCAGCCTGTTGAAATTTATCCTCGAGTAAGCCAAGTATTGAAAGAAGATTGGAGCAGAACGGAAATTGGACAAATCAAGAAACTTCTCATtcctgaaatgaaaatttcttcaaaaaggaTGTCATGTTCCTGGTCTGATAAGGATGAAAGAGAAGTTGAATTTTTTAAGATTCTAAACATTGTTATAGTTACACTGATTTCACTGATATTGATGTTGATCCTCTTTTTTAACCAACACATAATAacctttttaaatgaaatcactTCAATATGTTTTTCTGAAGTCTCTCTGTCTGTTTACCAAAGTTTATCTAACAATCTTCATGATTTAAAGAATATACTATGTCACTCTTTATATTTACTGAAGGAATTCATGTGGAAAATAGCTTCTCATTGA